From a single Streptomyces liliifuscus genomic region:
- the urtB gene encoding urea ABC transporter permease subunit UrtB: MTVILGQTFTGISIGAVLLLIALGLSLTFGQMNVINMAHGEFIMAGAYTTYVLQKSISSAGLSLLVALPVAFLVAGALGALLEWVLIRRLYLRPLDTLLVTWGVSLMLQQAARDIFGAPNVQTRAPDLLTGNITVIGGDDPLTFANSRLFILGLAITAVVALSLTLRLTPLGRRIRGVVQIRDLAEVSGISTSRVDRTAFFLGSGLAGVAGVALTLVGPIGPTMGTNIIIDAFLVIVVGGIGQLKGTVIVAFVLGVLQSVLEYSTTVSVAKVLVLVAIVAFLQWRPQGLYTLRTRSLV; encoded by the coding sequence ATGACCGTGATCCTCGGTCAGACCTTCACCGGCATCAGCATCGGTGCCGTCCTGCTGCTCATCGCGCTCGGTCTCTCGCTCACCTTCGGCCAGATGAACGTCATCAACATGGCCCACGGCGAGTTCATCATGGCCGGCGCCTACACCACGTACGTCCTCCAGAAGTCCATCTCCAGCGCGGGGCTCTCGCTGCTCGTCGCGCTGCCGGTCGCCTTCCTGGTCGCCGGAGCACTCGGTGCGCTCCTCGAATGGGTGCTCATCCGCCGTCTGTATCTGCGGCCGCTCGACACGCTGCTCGTCACCTGGGGTGTCTCGCTGATGCTCCAGCAGGCGGCCCGGGACATCTTCGGCGCGCCGAACGTGCAGACCCGCGCGCCCGACCTGCTCACCGGGAACATCACCGTCATCGGCGGCGACGATCCGCTGACCTTCGCCAACAGCCGCCTGTTCATTCTGGGGTTGGCGATCACAGCCGTGGTCGCGCTGTCGCTGACGCTGCGGCTGACTCCGCTCGGCCGCCGGATCCGCGGGGTCGTGCAGATCCGCGATCTCGCCGAGGTGTCCGGCATCTCCACCTCGCGGGTGGACCGGACCGCTTTCTTCCTCGGGTCCGGGCTCGCGGGTGTCGCGGGCGTCGCACTCACGCTGGTCGGTCCGATCGGTCCGACCATGGGCACCAACATCATCATCGACGCGTTCCTGGTGATCGTGGTCGGCGGCATCGGACAGCTCAAGGGGACGGTCATCGTCGCCTTCGTCCTAGGCGTCCTGCAGTCCGTTCTCGAGTACTCCACCACCGTCAGCGTCGCGAAGGTACTCGTCCTCGTGGCCATCGTCGCGTTCCTCCAGTGGCGGCCCCAGGGGCTGTACACGCTGCGTACGAGGAGTCTCGTATGA